The Halalkalibacter krulwichiae genome has a segment encoding these proteins:
- a CDS encoding PTS mannitol transporter subunit IICB, whose protein sequence is MATTNSNSNVKVKIQRFGSFLSGMIMPNIGAFIAWGLITALFIPTGWYPNENLAELVGPMITFLLPLLIGYTGGKMVYDVRGGVVGATATMGVIVGADIPMFLGAMIMGPLGGWLIKKFDKVMENKVKSGFEMLVNNFSAGIIGGALTLIAYIGVGPVVYSLNQTLATGVNFLVSNNLLPFASILIEPAKVLFLNNAINHGILGPIGIEQAAREGMSILFLLESNPGPGLGILLAFMFFGKGMAKQTAPGATIIHFFGGIHEIYFPYILMKPALIIAAIAGGASGVFTILLFNGGLVAAPSPGSIIAILAMTPRGGYLAVIAGVLVATTVSFLIASIILKGSKLTGDEDLTKAAAQTSALKGKESKASALVKDDQVQVEATEKVEQKELEKESVNKIIFACDAGMGSSAMGASILRNKVKKAGLTIDVTNTSITNIPADADVVISHKDLTDRAKEKLPTAVHISVENFLNSPKYDELIAKLK, encoded by the coding sequence ATGGCAACAACTAATTCAAATTCAAATGTCAAAGTGAAGATCCAACGCTTTGGTAGTTTTTTAAGCGGCATGATTATGCCGAATATTGGAGCATTTATTGCTTGGGGTCTTATTACTGCGTTATTTATTCCAACGGGGTGGTATCCAAATGAAAACTTAGCTGAACTCGTTGGACCAATGATAACGTTTCTGTTACCGCTTTTAATTGGTTATACAGGTGGTAAGATGGTGTACGATGTACGAGGTGGTGTTGTTGGGGCGACTGCAACAATGGGGGTTATTGTTGGTGCGGATATCCCGATGTTCTTAGGAGCTATGATTATGGGACCGCTCGGTGGTTGGCTCATTAAGAAGTTTGATAAAGTAATGGAGAACAAAGTGAAGTCTGGATTTGAGATGTTAGTTAATAACTTCTCAGCTGGAATTATTGGAGGGGCATTAACTCTTATTGCTTATATTGGTGTAGGGCCTGTTGTCTATAGTTTAAACCAAACACTTGCGACAGGCGTTAATTTTCTTGTTTCAAACAATTTATTACCATTTGCAAGTATTTTAATTGAACCAGCCAAAGTATTATTTTTAAACAATGCGATCAACCATGGTATTTTAGGGCCAATTGGAATTGAACAAGCAGCAAGAGAAGGTATGTCAATTTTATTCTTGCTTGAATCAAACCCTGGACCAGGGCTAGGTATTTTGCTTGCCTTCATGTTCTTTGGAAAGGGAATGGCTAAGCAAACGGCACCAGGAGCAACAATTATCCACTTCTTTGGTGGAATTCATGAAATTTACTTCCCTTATATTTTAATGAAACCAGCTCTTATTATAGCTGCGATTGCAGGGGGAGCTTCAGGGGTTTTCACTATTTTATTATTCAATGGTGGACTTGTAGCGGCACCATCACCAGGAAGTATTATTGCCATTTTAGCTATGACTCCAAGAGGTGGTTATTTAGCAGTAATCGCTGGTGTACTAGTAGCAACAACTGTATCGTTCTTAATTGCTTCTATTATTTTAAAAGGATCAAAGTTAACGGGTGATGAGGATCTTACAAAGGCTGCAGCTCAAACGTCTGCACTTAAAGGGAAAGAAAGTAAAGCATCTGCTTTAGTTAAAGATGACCAAGTTCAAGTTGAAGCAACAGAGAAAGTAGAACAAAAAGAGTTGGAAAAAGAGAGTGTTAATAAAATTATCTTTGCATGTGATGCCGGTATGGGTTCAAGTGCGATGGGTGCATCAATTTTAAGAAACAAAGTGAAAAAAGCAGGATTAACGATTGATGTTACAAACACGTCCATTACGAATATTCCAGCTGATGCCGATGTTGTCATTTCTCACAAGGATTTAACAGACCGTGCGAAGGAAAAGCTACCAACAGCTGTTCATATTTCGGTTGAGAATTTCTTGAACAGTCCTAAATATGATGAGCTAATTGCAAAGTTGAAGTAA
- the nirD gene encoding nitrite reductase small subunit NirD: MSKVDQLKRVEVAALQDLSVGIGKRVNVSGEEIALFKQKGGTVSAIQNSCPHKGGPLSEGIVSGEHVFCPLHDWKINMKDGQVQAPDVGCVKKYEVEIVGEKVYIFVD, translated from the coding sequence ATGAGCAAAGTAGACCAATTGAAACGAGTAGAAGTAGCAGCGTTGCAAGACTTATCTGTTGGCATTGGTAAGCGGGTAAATGTTTCAGGAGAAGAAATTGCTTTATTTAAACAAAAAGGTGGAACGGTTAGTGCCATTCAAAATAGCTGCCCTCATAAAGGTGGGCCTCTCTCAGAAGGAATCGTAAGTGGTGAACATGTATTCTGTCCACTACATGATTGGAAGATTAATATGAAAGATGGTCAAGTGCAAGCACCGGATGTTGGTTGTGTGAAAAAGTATGAAGTAGAAATCGTTGGAGAGAAAGTATATATATTTGTAGATTAG
- the nirB gene encoding nitrite reductase large subunit NirB, which yields MGYLQKKVKEIKERWTVTEKLVLIGNGMAGIRTVEEILKKDASRFQITVFGEEPHPNYNRIMLSSVLQGDSTVDDIVLNDYNWYEENHIELLTGDPIVKVDAEKQVVYSQNGLERSYDKLIFATGSNAFMLPLPGADKEGVIAFRNIKDCETMIETSKKHKKAVVIGGGLLGLEAARGLLNLNMEVDVIHIADFLMERQLDEQAGKMLKTELEAQGMRFHLKKNTKQILGKDRVQGIEFTDGTSLETDLVVMAVGIKPNIALAQEAGLTTERAIVVDDFMQTNVNQIYAVGECAQHRGIAYGLVAPLYEQGKVLAAHICSENESLEHGYQGSLVYTQLKVSGVNVFSAGHFQDSKETKAIRVHDEFEGIYKKVVVQDNKVVGAVLFGDTSDSTRLLSMMRNGDDISAMSKVALLPSESGEAQVSPVVAMADGDNVCDCNGISKGAICSAITENGLTTVEEVKQCTTAGRSCGGCKPLIADLLTLTTGEEVGNMPEPLCGCTEYTHEEVVAEIRELGLSHPREVMNVLGWESDEGCSKCRPAINYYLKMVDPIKNADDPTSRFINERAHANINHNGTFTVVPRMYGGVTDSGQLRKIADVADKYNVPLLKITGGQRIDLFGVEKEDLPNVWSDLGMRSGSAYAKALRTVKTCVGEQFCRFGTQDSIGLGVELEKKFEYINTPHKVKMAVSACPRNCAESGIKDFGVVGVDGGWELYVGGNGGVDLRGGDLFCKVKTKEEIIDTISAFMQYYRENARYLERTSHFVERVGLDQMKQVILEDEEGRKSLINRMEIALSTGKDPWKEIVENEELQKEFKKKQVEVLS from the coding sequence ATGGGGTACTTGCAAAAGAAAGTTAAAGAGATAAAGGAGAGATGGACTGTGACTGAGAAACTCGTGCTAATTGGAAATGGTATGGCGGGAATACGGACAGTTGAAGAGATTTTAAAAAAGGATGCAAGTCGTTTTCAGATAACCGTATTTGGAGAAGAACCTCATCCGAACTATAACCGAATTATGTTGTCTTCCGTTTTGCAAGGAGATTCAACCGTTGATGATATTGTGTTAAATGATTATAACTGGTATGAGGAGAATCATATTGAGCTTTTAACAGGAGACCCAATTGTAAAAGTTGATGCAGAAAAGCAAGTCGTTTATAGCCAAAATGGGTTGGAACGTTCCTATGATAAATTGATTTTTGCAACAGGGTCAAATGCCTTTATGCTTCCATTGCCAGGTGCTGATAAAGAAGGGGTTATTGCTTTCCGGAATATTAAAGACTGTGAAACGATGATTGAAACATCGAAAAAGCATAAAAAAGCAGTTGTCATTGGAGGAGGATTGCTAGGATTAGAGGCAGCAAGAGGATTGCTAAATTTAAACATGGAGGTTGATGTCATTCACATTGCTGATTTCCTAATGGAAAGACAATTGGATGAACAGGCCGGAAAAATGTTGAAAACAGAACTGGAAGCGCAAGGGATGAGATTTCATCTAAAGAAAAACACGAAGCAAATTCTCGGAAAAGATCGTGTTCAAGGAATTGAATTTACTGATGGAACAAGTCTAGAGACGGACTTAGTTGTTATGGCGGTTGGAATTAAACCGAATATTGCTCTTGCCCAAGAGGCGGGTCTAACAACGGAACGAGCCATTGTCGTAGATGATTTTATGCAGACTAATGTGAATCAAATTTACGCGGTTGGGGAATGTGCGCAACATAGAGGAATTGCATACGGCCTCGTCGCTCCACTCTATGAACAAGGCAAAGTATTAGCAGCTCATATTTGCTCTGAAAACGAGTCTCTCGAGCATGGATATCAAGGCTCTCTTGTTTATACCCAATTAAAGGTTTCTGGAGTCAACGTATTCTCAGCGGGACATTTCCAAGATAGCAAAGAAACAAAAGCGATTCGTGTCCATGACGAATTTGAAGGCATTTATAAAAAGGTTGTTGTTCAGGATAACAAAGTTGTTGGAGCTGTCTTATTTGGCGATACGTCTGACTCTACTCGTTTGTTAAGCATGATGAGAAATGGTGATGATATTTCTGCGATGAGTAAAGTAGCCCTCTTACCATCTGAGAGTGGAGAGGCACAAGTAAGTCCAGTTGTGGCGATGGCAGATGGAGATAATGTATGTGACTGTAACGGAATCTCAAAAGGTGCAATTTGTTCAGCTATTACTGAAAATGGGCTTACAACAGTTGAAGAAGTGAAACAATGTACAACAGCAGGGCGCTCGTGCGGAGGCTGTAAACCACTTATTGCAGACCTTCTAACATTGACAACTGGAGAAGAAGTGGGCAATATGCCAGAACCGTTATGTGGCTGTACCGAATACACACATGAAGAAGTTGTTGCTGAGATTCGTGAGCTTGGACTCAGTCACCCTCGAGAAGTAATGAATGTGCTAGGGTGGGAGTCTGATGAAGGCTGCTCAAAATGTCGACCGGCCATTAACTACTATTTAAAGATGGTTGATCCAATCAAAAACGCTGATGACCCAACATCTAGATTTATTAATGAACGTGCCCATGCCAACATTAATCATAATGGAACTTTCACGGTTGTACCTAGGATGTACGGTGGTGTAACCGACTCAGGTCAATTAAGAAAGATTGCTGATGTAGCAGATAAATATAATGTACCTCTTTTAAAAATAACGGGAGGACAGCGAATTGACTTATTTGGGGTTGAAAAGGAAGATCTACCGAATGTTTGGAGCGATTTAGGTATGCGTTCTGGTTCTGCTTATGCGAAGGCACTTCGAACAGTTAAAACATGTGTTGGGGAACAGTTTTGCAGATTTGGTACACAAGATTCCATTGGATTAGGCGTTGAACTTGAGAAGAAGTTTGAGTATATTAATACGCCTCATAAAGTGAAAATGGCTGTCTCGGCTTGTCCGCGTAACTGTGCTGAGTCTGGTATAAAGGATTTCGGGGTTGTCGGAGTAGATGGTGGTTGGGAATTATATGTCGGCGGTAACGGCGGAGTAGACCTTCGCGGTGGGGACTTGTTCTGTAAAGTAAAAACGAAAGAAGAAATAATAGATACGATCAGTGCCTTTATGCAATATTACAGAGAAAATGCTAGATATTTAGAACGTACGTCTCACTTTGTTGAACGAGTTGGCTTAGATCAGATGAAGCAAGTGATTCTTGAAGATGAGGAAGGACGTAAATCACTAATTAATAGAATGGAGATCGCCCTTTCTACAGGTAAAGACCCTTGGAAAGAAATTGTTGAAAATGAGGAGTTACAAAAGGAATTTAAGAAAAAGCAAGTAGAAGTATTGTCTTAA
- the nasC gene encoding assimilatory nitrate reductase catalytic subunit NasC: MTEMLLRYFRTKQKEAQTEKIYDTQCPFCSMQCKMQLIEQSTVTRKKYVTVGKDNPTSEGRLCVKGLNAHQHAVHTERIKYPMLKVDGEFKRISWEKAIKIIKEKFTTIQDNYGKDALSVYGSATITNEEAYLLGKFARVALGTKYIDYNGRLCMSAAASAAAQTFGMDRGFTNSIQEIPHSRCIILAGTNLAECQPTIIPYFEKAKENGAFIIVIDPRETATTKLADLHLKVKPGMDAALANGLLKVIIEKNLLDEEFITKRVNGFDDVKHYVSTLVLDEIAEISGVPTEQIIKAATVFGKEETGMIFTARGVEQQTDGSIAVRNFLNILLATGKIGKKNSGFGAVTGQGNGQGAREHGQKADQLPGYRSIENDEHRKYIANVWGIDEEELPRKGVSAFEMIQKMDEGEIKGLFLMCSNPVVSNPSAEFVKQAIEKLDFLVAVDMFVSETARLADLILPTTSYLETPGTMTNVEGRVTLREASFSIRGEAKHDWQIICEIAQALGKGQYFSFSSPEEVFNELKEASRGGIADYSGITYDRLREQKGILWPCPDDDHPGTERLFENQFAHADGKAIMVPVPIAPEIPKEKPNQEFPLYLTTGRVMSHYLTGVQTRKSSTLAAREFESYMEIHPSTAEKYQIKDNVLVKIESKRGSIIVRSKWSKAIRKDTVFVPFHWADSQNVNRLVSKKLDPTCRMPGFKVSAVKITPVAN; the protein is encoded by the coding sequence ATGACCGAGATGCTATTAAGATATTTTCGAACGAAACAAAAAGAAGCACAAACGGAGAAGATTTATGATACTCAATGCCCCTTCTGCAGTATGCAATGTAAGATGCAACTGATTGAGCAATCGACTGTTACTCGAAAAAAATACGTAACTGTTGGGAAGGACAATCCTACCTCTGAAGGGCGATTATGTGTTAAAGGATTAAATGCCCACCAGCACGCTGTTCATACTGAACGAATTAAGTATCCCATGCTAAAAGTAGATGGGGAATTCAAACGAATTTCGTGGGAAAAAGCAATAAAAATAATAAAAGAAAAGTTCACAACTATTCAAGATAATTACGGGAAGGATGCCCTTTCTGTGTATGGTAGTGCGACGATTACAAATGAAGAAGCCTATTTACTTGGTAAGTTTGCTCGAGTGGCATTAGGCACGAAATACATTGACTACAATGGTCGACTTTGTATGTCAGCAGCTGCCTCAGCAGCTGCTCAAACATTCGGAATGGATCGTGGCTTTACAAATAGTATTCAAGAAATTCCACACTCGAGGTGCATCATTTTAGCTGGTACAAACCTTGCAGAGTGTCAACCAACGATCATTCCCTATTTTGAAAAGGCGAAGGAGAATGGGGCATTTATTATTGTGATTGACCCTCGTGAAACGGCAACAACCAAGTTAGCCGATTTACATTTGAAAGTAAAACCTGGTATGGATGCTGCATTAGCAAATGGTCTCCTAAAGGTGATTATTGAAAAAAACTTATTAGATGAGGAGTTTATAACAAAAAGGGTGAATGGATTTGATGACGTCAAACATTACGTTTCTACGTTAGTGTTAGATGAGATTGCCGAGATTTCAGGAGTTCCTACAGAGCAAATCATTAAAGCCGCTACCGTATTTGGAAAAGAAGAGACAGGAATGATCTTTACGGCAAGAGGAGTAGAACAGCAGACAGACGGTTCAATCGCTGTCCGGAATTTCTTAAACATTCTTTTAGCGACAGGAAAAATAGGGAAAAAGAATTCTGGATTTGGTGCTGTTACTGGACAAGGGAATGGTCAGGGAGCAAGGGAACATGGCCAAAAGGCTGACCAATTGCCAGGTTACCGCTCAATAGAGAATGATGAACACCGCAAATATATTGCTAATGTTTGGGGTATTGATGAAGAAGAATTACCGAGAAAAGGTGTTTCTGCATTTGAAATGATTCAAAAGATGGATGAGGGTGAGATAAAGGGGTTATTCTTAATGTGCTCAAATCCGGTTGTTTCAAATCCAAGCGCTGAGTTTGTGAAGCAAGCAATTGAAAAGTTGGACTTTCTAGTAGCAGTTGATATGTTTGTATCTGAGACTGCTAGATTAGCTGATTTAATTTTACCGACGACATCTTATTTAGAAACACCTGGCACTATGACGAATGTAGAAGGTCGTGTAACGCTTAGAGAAGCTAGCTTTTCTATTCGTGGTGAAGCGAAGCATGATTGGCAAATCATATGTGAAATTGCACAAGCTTTAGGAAAAGGACAATACTTTTCGTTTTCCTCTCCGGAAGAAGTATTTAATGAGTTGAAAGAGGCAAGTCGTGGTGGAATTGCTGATTACTCGGGGATAACCTATGATCGATTAAGAGAACAAAAAGGCATTCTATGGCCTTGTCCTGATGACGATCATCCTGGCACGGAGCGTCTGTTTGAGAATCAGTTCGCTCATGCTGATGGAAAAGCGATTATGGTACCGGTTCCGATTGCTCCTGAGATCCCAAAGGAGAAACCAAATCAAGAGTTTCCGTTATATTTAACAACAGGTCGGGTGATGTCTCATTATTTAACCGGTGTTCAGACGCGAAAGAGTTCAACTCTCGCAGCTAGAGAATTCGAATCGTACATGGAGATCCACCCATCCACTGCTGAAAAATATCAGATCAAAGACAATGTGCTTGTTAAAATTGAATCGAAAAGAGGATCTATTATCGTAAGGAGTAAATGGTCAAAAGCGATTCGTAAGGATACGGTTTTTGTACCGTTTCATTGGGCTGATTCTCAAAATGTTAATCGACTTGTCTCAAAGAAATTAGACCCTACTTGTAGAATGCCAGGGTTTAAAGTAAGTGCTGTGAAAATAACTCCAGTTGCGAATTAA
- a CDS encoding MFS transporter, translating into MLLPWFALTLLGGDNGWRYALALTGVICFVYGIIYYLCVRDTPEGKALVKPKKTSALEVSSWGDLVQLIFWTIPLGGALAVSAWRLEGLGFISNEALYIIYAVILLVVIYQIYNILIVNIPRLKQGVPEEDKYKFKNVGALNSTYFANFGAELAIISMLPMFFQLTFSLTAAQAGLIAASFAFVNLIARPLGGVLSDRMGSRRNVMLVYMFGISIGLVLMGLMNSSWPLVLAIAITVLTSMFIQGAEGATFAVIPMIKKRLTGQIAGMSGAYGNVGATIYLTLYTFVTPQQFFFILASGAFVSFLICYFTLEEPKNSFADEYYLTDAERQQQADVDATLANQTLEKKALAKKAQ; encoded by the coding sequence ATGTTATTACCTTGGTTCGCACTAACTCTATTAGGTGGAGACAATGGCTGGAGGTATGCGTTAGCCTTAACGGGAGTGATCTGTTTCGTATATGGAATTATCTATTATCTATGTGTGAGAGATACTCCTGAGGGAAAAGCATTAGTCAAGCCGAAGAAAACATCCGCACTTGAAGTTAGCAGTTGGGGCGACTTAGTGCAGTTAATCTTCTGGACGATTCCTCTTGGTGGTGCACTAGCCGTCAGCGCGTGGCGCTTAGAAGGTCTCGGTTTTATTTCAAATGAAGCCTTGTATATCATTTATGCAGTCATTCTGCTTGTCGTAATCTATCAAATCTACAATATCTTAATCGTTAATATCCCTAGACTGAAACAAGGTGTACCAGAGGAAGACAAATATAAGTTTAAAAATGTTGGAGCGTTAAATAGCACCTACTTTGCCAATTTCGGTGCCGAACTTGCGATTATCTCGATGCTACCTATGTTCTTTCAATTAACATTTTCTCTCACAGCTGCTCAAGCTGGCTTAATTGCAGCATCTTTTGCTTTTGTTAACTTAATTGCCAGACCATTAGGCGGTGTCCTCTCAGATCGCATGGGAAGTCGTAGAAATGTCATGTTAGTCTATATGTTTGGTATTTCCATTGGACTAGTATTAATGGGCTTGATGAATTCTAGTTGGCCACTTGTTCTGGCAATTGCGATAACCGTTCTTACATCTATGTTTATTCAAGGGGCAGAAGGAGCAACATTTGCTGTTATTCCGATGATTAAAAAGCGCTTAACAGGGCAAATTGCGGGAATGTCTGGAGCTTATGGAAACGTAGGGGCAACAATCTACCTTACACTTTACACTTTTGTTACTCCTCAACAATTCTTTTTCATTCTAGCTAGTGGCGCGTTTGTTAGTTTTCTTATTTGTTACTTCACATTAGAAGAGCCGAAGAACTCTTTTGCTGATGAATACTACTTAACAGATGCCGAGCGCCAGCAGCAGGCAGATGTCGATGCAACACTTGCCAATCAAACACTAGAGAAAAAAGCTTTAGCGAAAAAGGCACAATAA
- a CDS encoding MFS transporter, protein MTVSDIFKFKSERIKVLHFTWFAFFVSFFAWYSMAPLATTMMDDMGWLTPQHIAALGICNVVLTIPARVLIGSLLDKYGPRIVYSALLITMSIPALVFAFGDTWAQLMISRLILGSIGASFVIGIRMVAEWFPPKHVGFAEGIYGGWGTSVLLQLQCYYLGSH, encoded by the coding sequence ATGACAGTTTCAGATATCTTCAAATTCAAAAGTGAACGAATTAAAGTTTTACATTTCACCTGGTTCGCTTTCTTTGTTTCTTTTTTCGCTTGGTATAGTATGGCGCCTTTGGCTACAACGATGATGGATGATATGGGTTGGTTAACTCCACAGCATATCGCTGCACTTGGTATTTGTAATGTTGTCTTGACGATTCCTGCTCGTGTGTTGATTGGGTCATTATTAGACAAATATGGCCCTAGAATTGTTTATTCAGCGCTATTAATTACCATGTCTATTCCAGCCCTCGTCTTTGCATTTGGTGATACTTGGGCGCAATTAATGATCTCCAGGTTAATCCTTGGATCAATCGGAGCTAGTTTTGTCATTGGAATCCGTATGGTAGCTGAATGGTTTCCTCCGAAGCATGTCGGGTTTGCAGAAGGCATTTATGGGGGCTGGGGAACTTCGGTTCTGCTGCAGCTGCAATGTTATTACCTTGGTTCGCACTAA
- the cobA gene encoding uroporphyrinogen-III C-methyltransferase: MNKGMVYFVGAGPGDADLITVKGKRALQLADVVIFDRLINPFLLTNVKKDAKLIYCGKQPCKHTLRQEDIQKEILIHARKGKTVVRLKGGDPSVFGRVGEEAELLADHHINYEVIPGITAGIAATMYAGVPITHRKHSNSFAVVTGHGSKKDGTPNIDWANLANGVETIVFYMGVKHIRTITSQLIEHGRDEGTAGLVIQWGTYSRQRTIEGTLATLANQVEQAKVTNPAIIVIGNVVKLRANLAWFDQRPLTGRGIIVPSKSKANREWVQNLKDSGADVFEHEFLTEDPIVNNEALESLKHLSQEHELVLLSSKSVHQFLRAIGKHGIDLREIGASFAAINEEVKETLKMVGIQSRILRKKKTESMILIGGELEIESVRDQYRYSSFMKAFMLSKQKAADKDREAFNRLVDEHHVNILLLTNHSEVVHFLKFVELSGISKEQIMSNLKVICVGRVLASIVEAKKVFVDKCIETQDVSGIIAALEDGVLAKES; this comes from the coding sequence ATGAATAAAGGAATGGTTTACTTTGTAGGAGCTGGGCCGGGGGATGCGGATCTCATTACCGTAAAAGGAAAGCGTGCACTGCAACTGGCCGATGTTGTTATATTTGACCGTTTAATCAACCCTTTTTTGTTAACGAATGTAAAAAAGGACGCAAAGTTGATCTATTGCGGAAAGCAACCGTGTAAACACACTTTACGACAAGAAGATATTCAAAAAGAGATTTTAATCCATGCTAGAAAAGGCAAGACCGTTGTCAGGTTAAAGGGTGGTGATCCTTCTGTTTTTGGAAGAGTTGGTGAAGAAGCCGAGCTGCTTGCAGACCATCATATTAACTATGAAGTTATTCCTGGAATAACAGCAGGAATTGCAGCAACAATGTATGCAGGTGTCCCTATCACTCATCGTAAACATTCAAATTCTTTTGCGGTCGTAACAGGTCATGGTAGTAAGAAGGATGGAACGCCAAACATTGACTGGGCGAACCTCGCAAACGGAGTTGAGACAATTGTCTTTTATATGGGAGTAAAGCATATAAGGACGATAACCTCTCAATTAATAGAACACGGAAGAGATGAGGGTACAGCCGGTTTAGTTATACAGTGGGGGACTTATAGCAGACAAAGAACGATTGAAGGAACACTTGCCACGCTAGCTAATCAGGTAGAACAGGCAAAAGTGACGAACCCAGCTATTATTGTGATTGGAAATGTTGTAAAACTCCGAGCAAACTTAGCTTGGTTTGACCAAAGGCCTTTAACAGGAAGGGGCATTATTGTCCCATCAAAGTCAAAGGCGAATAGAGAATGGGTGCAAAATTTGAAGGATAGTGGAGCCGATGTATTTGAACATGAATTTCTAACTGAAGATCCCATTGTAAACAATGAGGCTCTTGAATCGTTAAAACATCTCTCGCAAGAACATGAACTTGTACTACTTTCTTCAAAAAGTGTCCACCAATTTCTCCGAGCTATAGGGAAACATGGAATCGATCTTCGGGAGATTGGTGCATCGTTTGCAGCAATTAATGAAGAAGTAAAAGAAACATTAAAGATGGTAGGAATTCAATCTCGAATCCTTAGAAAGAAAAAGACAGAGTCAATGATTTTAATAGGTGGAGAATTAGAGATAGAGAGTGTGAGAGATCAATATAGATATTCTTCATTTATGAAGGCATTCATGTTAAGTAAACAGAAAGCAGCAGACAAAGATCGAGAAGCTTTTAACCGATTAGTAGATGAGCATCATGTTAATATCCTTCTTCTGACTAATCATTCTGAAGTGGTTCATTTCTTAAAGTTTGTAGAGCTAAGTGGAATCTCAAAAGAACAGATTATGAGCAATCTAAAAGTCATTTGTGTTGGAAGAGTATTAGCGTCAATTGTAGAAGCGAAAAAAGTATTTGTTGATAAATGTATTGAAACACAAGATGTCTCAGGCATCATTGCTGCACTAGAAGATGGGGTACTTGCAAAAGAAAGTTAA